Within the Phaseolus vulgaris cultivar G19833 chromosome 9, P. vulgaris v2.0, whole genome shotgun sequence genome, the region tttattaatacGAATAGTTAAATTGTATAACTTTTACTTAAAAATTTAGAGAATTTGAATCCTATATAATAGTTAGATCtgaaaataatatgaataaatgagatattataggtaaactaatatttaaaataaaataaaatattattatttacatatttgtattaaaatgtgtaaacttttaataaatacgaatatattatattcatatataaaaatgattgctttttataaataaattttaaaaatggtaTTATAGTTTAGTTTGGTTTTGAAAACtgctttatataaaaaaatatatataaattatttagttttttctaAACAACTtttagttttttcttcttccactTTCATTATGGCTTTTTgctactttttatttatttcacattgtaattcaattttatttttcttgcaatctattttttttttaaatcttgatAAGAAtatgcaaataaaaaaataataaataaaatttgtaaaattttaaaattaaaagaattatgaatgatattttatataatttgattattgttataatttaattaatgaagATATTGGTTAAGAATAATGTTATTCTTTTGAATAATATCTAaaacaaatttcaaatattaatttttatttttatttggtcttctctttaaaaaataatttaatgttttttttaaatatatatatataatttgatatttaataaatacacatatatttataatttaaattaatataaatacatgataatacaaataataataataaaaataaaaaaatacaaatacacaaGGTCTAAgtttccattagatatgtgtttcCGAAATGTAACTCGTGATTAAAAAAACATGAATTTTATACTACAATTTCGAAAAACACTCTTATAGTAGCACTTTATACTATCgaatccaaaaatatttttcattccaCGTGAAGTTTAGTCTTGAAAACATCCTTCTAAGTGTGAGGATTTTGATGAATTTTGGATGTTATGAGTGTTTGATTCCACGAATTCACAATGATGCTCAATTCACTTCATTCATTTACTTAGACACATTCCCTGTTTAGTATTCACTTTTATTACACAACAAGTATTtaagtaattttctttttctattcaACATTCTTTACCTTTGGATATCCTTTTTCTATTAATTCTCgcacaaattaaaaattgattCTGGAATTTACCCAGGAATGGATTGGTAAATTGGCAGAGAAAGTGGTCCCATAAACAAGTAATCTTCTCAttccaaaaacacaatataTTCTTAGGGAAATTGATCAACCGTGACAGTAATGTAACACTGCATTTTCAGAGAGAAGAATAAATAAGGGACCAAAGTGTCTAAAAATCTGAATTCTATGATGTTCTCCGACAAATTAAAACATTCCTTAGAAAACAAAATAGCCATAAGCATCGTATAGACATAGTCATACAGAATGTAACTCTATCTACTATGCGTATGTATACTACTGTTACTGTGTTACATCCTCTTTCAAAAAAGACCAAAGAAGACGGAAAAACCTAGTACGATGAGCCACACAATATGCACCAAAAGCAATGCTTGACCAGACAGAGGGACGGAACCACCATTCCCCACTTCACAGAACCCCATTTTCGCAACCTGTGCGCCGGCGCACGCGGCTTCGCTGCACCCGCACCAGTACGTCACGCCGTCCACTCCGCAAACGGGGTCCGTCCGAAAACACTTAACGGGGCACGACGACGGCGCTACCCCGCTGCACACTTTCTGCCCTTCGTCAACGGCGACCTGGGACGGCAACCGGAGAACCGTGGAGTCGACGTCATGGGCTGTCGCAGGCTGGAGGGCGAAGACGGCGATGAAGACGGCTGAGAAGTAGAAGGTTTTGAAGATTCCGACCATGATCTGGGAGAGGCGAGCTTAAAGCTCGCCTGAGGAATCAGAGAACACAATGGATTGAGAATTGAAATGGGTTTGAAATGAATCGTACTTATGAAGGAGAAAAAGTTGGATCGAGTTTGTAAGATAGGTTAAGAAAATGGAGGGGTGAGAGTGTGTGGTTGAACTACATGAATTACTCTGCACCTTTCTTTCTTACAATGTCAATCTTCATCATTCATTTTGCTGTTTCTTCAGGTACTATCAAagtctttttaataataaattaatctaTGCAAGAatatcaaaaataaataataaataatattaataaatacacTCTCCatgtgaaaataattaaaataaatcataaaacttaattatcattaattaccattaattttTCCTATAACGTATTAAAATATGTAACCATGCTTAGTAAACAAGATATATTAAAAATCACTTGATATCCATTatcgtttttttttttcgaGACGCGTAGTAAATGTTTTTATTCGAGTTAAATGAATAATTGTAAgtgataactttttttaatgtttaatacacactcatttaaagtttttaaattttaaataactaaaCTAAACCAGGATAATCCCATCTCATTTGATGATTTTCCTAATCGCGATTTTGTGTTTTAATACATAAAGTTTTAAATTAGGAGAAAACACATTTATAGAAaagtcaagaaaaaaaaattatgctaaaatttatatattgtcTACAAGttaattaaacaaaattggATCATCCAATCCAAATTTAAGTAGAATGTTGATATATAAAAACACGTTTTTCATTGaatactttcttttctttctcttaacACATCTTATTTCCTACAAACAtatcattacaaaaaaaatattaattacgcATGTATTATTTCTCAGGAATTTGCTTTCATGGGTAAAAAATGTATTTCTCATATAGTATTTCTCACATATATTGTATAATGGATAATTACAAAGTTTCCAAGAATATAATTATGG harbors:
- the LOC137821236 gene encoding uncharacterized protein; the encoded protein is MVGIFKTFYFSAVFIAVFALQPATAHDVDSTVLRLPSQVAVDEGQKVCSGVAPSSCPVKCFRTDPVCGVDGVTYWCGCSEAACAGAQVAKMGFCEVGNGGSVPLSGQALLLVHIVWLIVLGFSVFFGLF